A window of Aerococcus urinae contains these coding sequences:
- a CDS encoding methylated-DNA--[protein]-cysteine S-methyltransferase, producing the protein MLFTWTYSTPKNFDDIILTSDDQALTGLYFAGSKDISEHALKTAEKTSRPFQESIDWLDAYFAGENPQFIPKFRLQDPTSFRQEVAEVMLSIPYGQVVTYQDIANKIADKRGIPSMSAQAVGGAVGWNPICLIIPCHRVVGKDKQLTGYAGGLKNKYQLLKLEGQDMNQFTWPKGGHY; encoded by the coding sequence TTGCTTTTCACTTGGACTTATTCCACTCCTAAAAACTTCGATGATATTATCCTCACTAGTGATGATCAAGCCTTGACGGGGCTTTATTTTGCGGGGTCAAAAGATATCAGCGAACACGCTCTTAAAACTGCTGAAAAAACCAGCCGTCCCTTCCAAGAAAGTATCGACTGGTTAGATGCGTATTTTGCTGGAGAAAATCCTCAATTTATCCCTAAATTCCGGCTCCAAGACCCTACCTCCTTCCGTCAAGAGGTAGCGGAAGTCATGTTAAGTATTCCCTATGGCCAAGTTGTCACTTACCAGGATATTGCTAATAAGATTGCTGATAAACGAGGAATTCCTAGTATGTCAGCCCAAGCGGTGGGAGGCGCGGTCGGTTGGAACCCGATTTGTCTGATCATTCCCTGCCACCGGGTAGTCGGTAAAGACAAGCAACTCACCGGCTATGCTGGGGGATTGAAGAATAAATACCAACTGCTCAAGTTAGAAGGTCAGGATATGAATCAATTCACCTGGCCTAAAGGAGGTCATTATTGA
- a CDS encoding phosphoribosylanthranilate isomerase, giving the protein MPKLKICGLKRPIDISYCNPLAIDYVGFIVDFPKSQRSITLDTLKQLSQEVDPKIQKVGVFVNYPLDRIADLLESGIIDIAQLHGQESPADISDLQNTTGKPIWKAFAISEASDLAKAKASPADQILLDYKEAGSGKSFNWELLEDFDRPFILAGGLNATNIQAAMTQVHPAGLDLSTGVENQGYKDPDKIKEIVRMVKNV; this is encoded by the coding sequence ATGCCAAAGCTTAAAATATGTGGTCTCAAGCGCCCGATTGATATCAGCTACTGCAATCCCCTAGCCATCGACTATGTCGGTTTCATTGTCGATTTCCCTAAAAGTCAACGGTCAATCACACTCGACACCTTAAAACAACTCAGCCAAGAGGTCGACCCCAAAATTCAAAAAGTGGGTGTCTTCGTCAACTATCCCTTAGATCGGATTGCAGACTTATTAGAATCAGGAATCATCGATATTGCTCAACTGCACGGCCAAGAGAGCCCGGCTGACATTAGCGATTTACAAAATACTACTGGCAAACCCATCTGGAAAGCCTTTGCCATTAGTGAGGCTAGCGACTTAGCAAAGGCTAAAGCCAGTCCCGCTGACCAGATTCTCCTCGACTATAAGGAGGCCGGCAGTGGCAAGTCTTTTAACTGGGAGCTCTTAGAGGATTTCGACCGCCCCTTTATCCTCGCCGGAGGACTCAATGCCACTAATATACAAGCCGCTATGACCCAAGTCCACCCCGCTGGCTTGGACCTCTCGACTGGAGTGGAAAATCAAGGATACAAAGACCCAGATAAAATCAAAGAAATAGTAAGGATGGTAAAAAATGTCTAA
- a CDS encoding FecCD family ABC transporter permease codes for MIKRSRSRWLLFLFLLVVLAIFALIGMRLGSIPVSLEDILSSFTNQATKRGQILWSIRYPRIVITLLAGLNLGLSGLLIQSVLKNPITDSNILGINAGASLLAVVILILFPEQTALVPFFAFIGGVGAFLLVGLLAFQSAYSSVRIVLTGLAIRSVLGGLQSVIVTMNSDRLHGAILWLNGNLSGHSWQDIFLLFLYALPAYLCLIFIHPKMDLLQLEDGLIHSLGYPPKRVALMVALIGVYLAAITVSFVGMIGFVGLIIPHVTRLLVGGKHSHLIPFTGILGAILLILADTLSRTVIAPLEIPIGTTMSLIGGPFFLYLLYRQSTRR; via the coding sequence GTGATCAAAAGAAGCAGAAGTCGCTGGTTGCTCTTTCTGTTTTTACTTGTGGTGCTGGCAATCTTTGCCCTGATTGGTATGCGGCTAGGGAGTATCCCAGTCAGTCTGGAGGACATCTTGTCCTCTTTCACTAACCAAGCCACTAAGCGGGGGCAGATTCTCTGGAGCATCCGCTATCCCAGGATCGTCATCACTCTCTTAGCTGGATTGAACCTAGGACTTTCCGGACTGCTCATTCAAAGCGTGCTCAAAAACCCCATCACCGATAGCAATATCTTAGGAATTAATGCCGGGGCCAGCTTACTAGCTGTAGTGATTTTGATCCTCTTTCCAGAACAGACGGCCCTGGTCCCTTTCTTTGCCTTTATTGGTGGGGTGGGAGCCTTCCTTTTGGTGGGTCTCTTGGCTTTTCAGTCTGCTTATTCATCGGTACGCATTGTTCTAACCGGTTTAGCCATCCGCTCGGTATTGGGTGGTTTACAAAGCGTTATCGTTACCATGAATAGTGACCGTCTCCATGGGGCCATTCTCTGGCTAAACGGTAATCTCAGTGGTCATAGTTGGCAAGATATTTTCTTACTCTTCCTCTATGCCCTCCCGGCTTACCTTTGTCTGATCTTCATCCATCCCAAGATGGATTTACTGCAATTAGAAGATGGACTGATTCATTCCTTAGGTTATCCGCCTAAACGGGTCGCCTTAATGGTGGCCCTTATTGGGGTTTACCTAGCTGCCATTACGGTTTCCTTTGTGGGTATGATCGGTTTTGTAGGCTTGATTATCCCCCATGTCACTCGTTTACTGGTTGGTGGAAAACATAGCCATCTGATCCCCTTTACTGGGATCCTAGGAGCTATTTTACTAATTTTAGCCGATACCTTATCGCGGACAGTGATTGCGCCATTGGAAATTCCTATTGGAACCACCATGTCTCTCATTGGAGGACCTTTCTTCCTCTATCTGCTTTATCGCCAATCGACTCGGAGGTGA
- the sppA gene encoding signal peptide peptidase SppA — translation MSFINALIEGLVVVLVIISVIFILGLLIYKKIKQSSSKEEKMTKSVREVVIDCEDIQEDQVKFALSSSSSDSSYFDFLSKLADLAEDPQIERVYIDLDKLDLSSAQIEEVRPIFEEMGKNKEVIAYGAVFDKRTYLMALLASKIYLLDTNNAGLFFRGYQFQELYLSDFLKKLGVRVNVLSIGDYKDAGESLKQNQMSDFKRQSLQKLGDQSLSYFLNFVKAKRNVDIEKELLEGEFILSNRQQALDKGLIDGYISYADLVSNDDTKKVSFETYEPMNKQKDGPVLDTLKKYRKGKNSQSELAVICLSGEIQSRESKGSYISYANVKKKVDQIKEMDQLSGIILRIDSPGGSALEAEKIYQMLSHLDLPIYVSMANYCASGGYYIACAGDRLFADKITLTGSIGVVGLIPEFSGTLEKLSIHPESVSKGQGVDFFDFTSPVSNWSKDRLINHMMEVYQEFKERVSKARKLSEDEVEALAGGRVYLGEEAQTKGLVDEIGSLNECIEALSQKLGLDDPKITYIQEKIDSQELLKQMKLSMPKASLEATIQEYLPLDMDIQLYEAVRRKDL, via the coding sequence ATGTCTTTCATTAATGCTCTTATTGAGGGGCTCGTAGTTGTCTTGGTTATTATTTCGGTAATTTTTATTTTGGGACTCCTTATTTATAAAAAAATCAAGCAAAGTTCTTCAAAAGAAGAAAAAATGACAAAGTCTGTTCGAGAAGTCGTGATTGATTGTGAAGATATCCAAGAAGATCAGGTGAAATTTGCTTTATCGTCATCTTCTTCAGATAGTTCATATTTTGATTTCCTTTCTAAGCTAGCCGACTTGGCTGAAGATCCTCAAATTGAGCGGGTCTATATTGACTTGGACAAATTAGACCTATCTTCAGCTCAAATTGAAGAGGTAAGACCCATATTTGAAGAGATGGGAAAAAATAAAGAAGTCATTGCCTATGGAGCTGTCTTTGATAAAAGGACCTACCTCATGGCCTTACTGGCTTCAAAGATATATCTCCTGGATACCAATAATGCTGGACTATTTTTTAGGGGTTATCAGTTCCAGGAATTATATCTATCTGATTTTCTCAAAAAATTAGGTGTTAGAGTGAATGTTTTATCTATTGGTGATTATAAAGATGCTGGAGAAAGTTTGAAGCAAAATCAAATGAGTGATTTTAAGCGTCAATCGCTACAAAAACTTGGCGATCAAAGCTTAAGTTATTTTCTAAATTTCGTGAAAGCAAAACGAAATGTTGATATCGAAAAGGAGCTTTTAGAGGGAGAATTTATTTTAAGCAATCGCCAGCAAGCCCTAGATAAGGGGCTAATTGATGGCTACATATCCTATGCAGATTTAGTCTCTAATGATGATACGAAGAAAGTTAGTTTCGAAACTTATGAACCAATGAACAAACAGAAAGATGGGCCTGTGTTAGACACTCTTAAAAAGTACCGTAAGGGAAAGAATTCTCAATCAGAGCTGGCCGTAATTTGTTTGTCTGGAGAAATTCAAAGCAGAGAGAGTAAAGGCAGCTATATTTCTTACGCTAATGTGAAAAAGAAGGTCGACCAAATTAAAGAAATGGACCAGCTCTCTGGAATTATTCTGCGTATCGACAGTCCTGGAGGATCAGCCTTGGAAGCAGAAAAAATTTATCAAATGCTTTCACATTTAGATCTTCCTATATATGTTTCCATGGCTAACTATTGTGCTAGTGGAGGTTATTATATTGCCTGTGCTGGTGATCGCTTATTCGCTGATAAGATTACCTTGACGGGATCAATCGGTGTAGTTGGTCTAATACCAGAATTTTCTGGGACCTTGGAGAAATTGAGCATTCATCCCGAATCAGTAAGTAAGGGTCAAGGTGTGGACTTTTTTGATTTTACGAGTCCTGTATCAAATTGGTCTAAGGATCGCCTTATTAATCACATGATGGAAGTGTATCAAGAATTCAAAGAACGGGTGTCGAAAGCACGTAAGTTAAGTGAAGATGAAGTAGAAGCTTTAGCAGGTGGGCGTGTGTACCTTGGAGAGGAAGCGCAAACCAAGGGCCTTGTTGATGAGATTGGTTCGCTTAATGAATGTATTGAGGCACTTAGCCAAAAATTAGGGCTAGACGATCCTAAAATCACCTATATTCAAGAAAAGATAGATAGTCAAGAACTTCTAAAACAAATGAAGTTGTCCATGCCCAAAGCTTCTTTAGAAGCGACTATACAAGAATATCTCCCGCTTGATATGGATATTCAATTATATGAGGCAGTAAGACGGAAGGATCTATAA
- the trpA gene encoding tryptophan synthase subunit alpha, translated as MTSIQSVFQNKKAFIPYITAGYPDLASTERYIEAMAEEGASLIEIGIPFSDPTAEGPVIQHAIETALKGGLHTDDVFAMVESLRKKIDIPLVFMTYANIVFGYGPEKFLRRCQEVGIQGLILPDVPYEEKGELLPYSQKYNVALISLVAPTSHDRIHKIAKEAEGFLYVVSSLGVTGTRQSIQTDLDAMVQAIRQANPDIPAAIGFGVSNPSQAKKMADLSDGVIIGSAIIKLIDHYQDQAEKPIREFTKSIVQAIQ; from the coding sequence ATGACTAGTATTCAATCCGTTTTCCAAAATAAAAAAGCCTTTATCCCATACATCACCGCTGGTTACCCAGACCTCGCCAGCACAGAAAGGTATATTGAAGCCATGGCCGAGGAAGGTGCCAGTTTAATTGAGATTGGAATTCCTTTCTCAGACCCCACAGCTGAAGGTCCAGTCATCCAACACGCTATCGAAACGGCTTTAAAGGGAGGCCTCCATACCGATGATGTCTTCGCTATGGTAGAGAGCCTCCGTAAGAAAATCGATATTCCCTTAGTCTTTATGACCTATGCCAATATCGTCTTTGGTTATGGACCAGAAAAATTTCTGCGCCGTTGCCAGGAAGTAGGCATCCAAGGACTTATCCTGCCTGATGTGCCTTACGAGGAAAAAGGGGAACTCCTCCCCTACAGTCAAAAATATAATGTTGCCTTGATTTCTTTGGTTGCCCCCACCTCCCATGACCGCATCCATAAAATTGCCAAAGAAGCAGAAGGCTTTCTTTATGTGGTGTCTTCACTGGGAGTGACCGGGACCAGACAAAGCATTCAAACTGACCTCGACGCCATGGTCCAAGCCATTCGCCAGGCCAACCCTGATATTCCAGCCGCCATCGGTTTCGGAGTCTCCAACCCCAGCCAGGCCAAGAAAATGGCTGACCTGTCTGATGGGGTAATTATCGGGTCTGCTATCATTAAACTGATCGACCACTACCAGGACCAAGCGGAAAAACCAATCCGTGAATTTACCAAATCCATCGTCCAAGCCATTCAGTAA
- the trpB gene encoding tryptophan synthase subunit beta, protein MSKGRFGEYGGQFVAETLMPSVIELEAAYNKYKNDPEFQSELTDLLNNYAGRPSLLYYAKNMTEDLGGPKIYLKREDLNHTGAHKINNVLGQVLLAKKMGKTRIIAETGAGQHGVATATACALLNLDCVVYMGKHDTERQALNVYRMKLLGAQVVAVDSGTGTLKDAVNETMKEWSRRMEDTHYCIGSAMGPHPFPTMVRDFQSVISREMRQEILQREGRLPDAVLACVGGGSNAIGSFAAFIDDPEVQLFGCEGAGHGVDSPDTAATMQVGRPGVYHGMKTIIAQDADGQVNPVYSISAGLDYPGIGPEHADLAARKRAHYVPITDEEAVQAFEYLSRVEGIIPAIESAHAVAYAIKLAKTMRPDQIICITLSGRGDKDCAAIARYRGEEIYD, encoded by the coding sequence ATGTCTAAAGGAAGATTTGGAGAATACGGTGGACAATTCGTAGCAGAAACGCTGATGCCTTCTGTAATCGAACTAGAGGCTGCCTATAATAAATATAAGAATGATCCTGAATTTCAAAGCGAGTTGACCGATTTATTAAATAATTACGCCGGACGCCCCAGCCTACTCTATTACGCTAAGAATATGACCGAAGATTTAGGGGGACCAAAAATCTATCTCAAACGTGAAGATCTCAATCATACTGGAGCCCATAAGATTAACAATGTCCTCGGCCAAGTCCTCCTGGCTAAAAAGATGGGCAAAACCCGGATCATTGCTGAAACCGGAGCTGGCCAACATGGCGTGGCTACCGCGACGGCCTGCGCCTTGTTAAATCTCGACTGTGTGGTTTACATGGGTAAGCATGACACCGAACGCCAGGCCCTCAATGTCTACCGGATGAAACTACTCGGCGCCCAAGTGGTGGCCGTTGATTCAGGGACCGGGACCTTAAAGGACGCGGTCAATGAAACCATGAAAGAATGGAGCCGGCGCATGGAAGACACTCACTATTGCATCGGTTCGGCCATGGGTCCCCACCCCTTCCCAACCATGGTACGTGACTTCCAAAGCGTCATTTCAAGAGAAATGCGTCAAGAAATTCTCCAACGCGAAGGTCGCTTACCCGATGCAGTCTTGGCCTGCGTGGGAGGTGGCTCTAACGCTATTGGGTCTTTTGCCGCCTTTATCGATGACCCTGAAGTGCAACTATTCGGTTGCGAAGGCGCGGGTCATGGGGTTGATAGTCCAGATACCGCTGCCACCATGCAAGTGGGACGTCCAGGGGTCTACCACGGGATGAAGACCATTATCGCCCAAGATGCAGATGGGCAAGTCAACCCGGTCTATTCCATCTCCGCTGGTCTCGACTACCCAGGCATTGGGCCTGAACACGCCGACCTGGCTGCCAGAAAGCGGGCTCACTATGTACCGATCACGGACGAAGAAGCAGTCCAAGCTTTTGAATACCTGAGTCGGGTGGAAGGGATTATTCCCGCCATCGAATCCGCTCATGCCGTCGCCTACGCCATCAAATTAGCTAAAACCATGCGCCCCGACCAGATTATCTGTATTACCTTGTCTGGTCGTGGTGATAAGGATTGTGCCGCCATTGCACGTTACCGGGGGGAAGAAATTTATGACTAG
- a CDS encoding ABC transporter ATP-binding protein gives MSHISLGIEAGSITGLIGPNGSGKTTLFDCLNGRKTLESGQVIFEGQDLHTIPLKERAKKIAVVQQSHRNQLLLSVFDIVNLGRSPYQTWLDHGSKEDQAIVKQVIDMVGLSDYRDKQLKELSGGQRQLVWLALALAQEPDLLFLDEPTTYLDIRNQIHFLNLIGRLNEEKGLTVVMILHDLNQVLRYCDYAYLLSEGKLMAGGKPAEVLSESTIEETYQVHSDRLHHPKGHFVLDFY, from the coding sequence TTGAGTCATATTTCGCTGGGTATTGAAGCGGGAAGCATCACCGGCTTAATCGGTCCTAACGGGTCAGGTAAGACCACCCTCTTCGACTGCCTCAATGGGCGCAAGACCTTAGAGAGTGGCCAAGTGATTTTTGAAGGACAGGACTTACATACTATTCCCTTAAAAGAACGCGCCAAAAAGATCGCCGTGGTCCAACAAAGCCACCGCAACCAATTATTATTGTCTGTTTTTGATATTGTGAATCTGGGGAGGAGCCCTTACCAGACTTGGCTAGACCATGGTTCTAAGGAAGACCAAGCAATTGTCAAGCAAGTGATCGACATGGTAGGCTTAAGTGATTATCGGGATAAACAACTCAAGGAGCTCTCTGGTGGCCAAAGGCAGTTAGTCTGGCTAGCCTTAGCTTTGGCCCAAGAGCCTGACCTCCTCTTTCTCGATGAACCGACGACCTATCTGGATATCCGAAACCAGATTCACTTTCTCAATCTCATTGGTCGACTGAATGAAGAAAAGGGGCTGACCGTGGTCATGATACTCCACGACCTCAACCAGGTCTTACGCTACTGCGATTATGCCTACCTGCTCTCTGAGGGTAAGTTAATGGCCGGTGGAAAACCCGCAGAGGTCCTCAGCGAATCCACCATTGAAGAAACCTACCAAGTACACTCCGACCGTCTCCATCATCCAAAAGGTCACTTTGTTTTAGACTTTTATTAA
- a CDS encoding DNA-3-methyladenine glycosylase I has translation MQRCHWCNLANPLYISYHDQEWGVPNLQDDYLFEMLILESFQAGLSWETVLNKRAAFRQAYDQFDVAKVAQYGEGKIQELLTNEKIIRHQAKIRASIQNAQVFQSIQVAYGSFYTYLCQFTQGKRRVELGRTTSPLSAAISKDLKQKGMSFVGPTIIYSYLQACGIIYSHERGCFLYRTEI, from the coding sequence ATGCAACGCTGCCACTGGTGCAATTTAGCTAATCCCTTATACATCAGCTACCATGACCAGGAATGGGGAGTGCCTAATCTCCAAGACGATTATCTTTTTGAAATGCTGATTTTAGAATCTTTTCAAGCCGGGCTTTCCTGGGAGACCGTTTTAAACAAAAGAGCGGCCTTCCGTCAAGCCTATGACCAATTCGATGTCGCTAAGGTGGCCCAATACGGTGAGGGTAAAATCCAAGAATTATTGACTAATGAGAAAATCATCCGCCACCAAGCCAAAATTAGAGCCAGTATTCAAAATGCCCAAGTCTTTCAAAGTATCCAAGTCGCATACGGCTCCTTTTATACTTATTTGTGCCAATTTACCCAAGGCAAACGACGGGTGGAATTAGGAAGAACCACTAGTCCCTTATCAGCGGCTATTTCTAAAGACCTCAAGCAAAAAGGCATGTCCTTTGTTGGTCCTACAATTATCTACTCCTATCTCCAAGCCTGCGGAATTATCTATTCTCATGAGAGAGGTTGTTTTCTCTATCGGACTGAAATCTAA
- a CDS encoding ABC transporter substrate-binding protein, whose product MKKKLQITLTALTSLALLAACSNGGNSNDKEAASSDQSEEVASQESQAEAPKEEKDSVKKSDWSEEQPALVAGTLSLAEMTDALEIPLVGVTSHAPDQLPEDYRDLPKVGSGPKIDLETLAATEADYYLNNKKLEAMTRQQVEGAGVEPVYFDYTRYDDVKQTLLDIGKLAGRQDKAQSIVDDINAKEEEVLKGTEDLNGKSFVIIFNSEEGSSVASDDSYLASILEKLGMKNIADESLEAGSDVITDGSLVTFSSEAIIDADPDYIISYSLSNVFNLKNKGTADENTSQEQIEAELQKPIWQESKAGKNDHIISLSSNDISINGGLGLADDLALVKKALLGED is encoded by the coding sequence ATGAAGAAGAAATTACAGATTACTTTAACTGCCCTCACTTCCCTGGCACTCTTAGCCGCTTGTTCAAACGGTGGCAATAGTAACGACAAGGAAGCCGCTTCCTCAGACCAGAGCGAAGAAGTGGCTAGCCAAGAGTCACAAGCAGAGGCTCCCAAAGAAGAAAAAGACTCTGTTAAAAAATCTGACTGGAGCGAAGAACAACCCGCCCTCGTTGCAGGAACCCTATCCCTAGCTGAAATGACCGATGCTTTAGAAATTCCCCTAGTTGGTGTCACCTCGCACGCTCCCGACCAATTACCTGAAGACTATCGTGACCTCCCTAAAGTGGGGAGTGGTCCTAAGATCGATTTAGAAACCCTAGCAGCTACTGAAGCGGACTACTACTTGAACAATAAGAAACTGGAAGCCATGACCCGCCAACAAGTGGAAGGCGCTGGCGTTGAACCGGTTTACTTTGACTATACGCGTTACGACGATGTCAAACAAACCCTCTTAGACATCGGTAAATTAGCCGGTCGCCAAGACAAGGCTCAAAGCATTGTCGATGACATTAATGCCAAAGAAGAAGAAGTCTTAAAAGGTACCGAAGACCTGAACGGAAAAAGCTTCGTGATCATCTTTAACTCCGAAGAAGGCAGTTCCGTAGCTTCTGATGATAGCTATCTGGCTTCTATTTTAGAAAAATTAGGCATGAAAAACATTGCCGATGAATCCCTGGAAGCAGGCAGTGACGTGATTACTGACGGTAGCCTAGTGACCTTCAGCTCGGAAGCTATTATTGATGCCGATCCTGACTACATCATCAGTTATTCCCTCTCCAATGTCTTTAACTTAAAGAATAAAGGAACTGCTGACGAGAACACTTCTCAAGAACAAATTGAAGCAGAATTACAAAAACCAATCTGGCAAGAAAGCAAGGCCGGTAAGAATGACCACATTATCTCCCTAAGCTCTAATGACATTAGTATCAATGGTGGTTTAGGTCTGGCTGATGACCTGGCTCTCGTTAAGAAAGCTCTTTTAGGAGAAGATTAG
- a CDS encoding alpha/beta hydrolase family protein, with translation MEGAFTVNFIQLEGIPLVEIYPQGQVSENIVIGYHGYKLNKEALIKQGLIYAANGFHVFLPDAPLHGDRQVDPFPESSISIMPGIIVQSFEEFPRLLAAIQERQAVNRAFVHGASMGGIMAAMIGTAYAETLSGLAVHIAGINLEEQLKVIYGDSYPDDLDAQCLEIILKNSPIAQPNKFLSQPVYVYNGGADNADILRLNQQDMQKMKADFPKARLEWTVLDEVGHRVPSQISQQTAEFFKSLL, from the coding sequence ATGGAAGGCGCCTTTACTGTGAATTTTATCCAGCTTGAGGGCATACCTCTGGTGGAAATCTACCCACAAGGACAAGTGTCTGAAAATATCGTGATCGGTTACCATGGTTATAAATTAAACAAGGAAGCCTTGATCAAACAAGGGTTGATTTATGCAGCCAATGGTTTTCATGTTTTCTTGCCTGATGCCCCCCTCCATGGGGACCGTCAAGTTGATCCCTTTCCTGAAAGCTCCATTAGTATCATGCCTGGAATTATTGTGCAAAGTTTTGAAGAATTTCCCCGTTTACTTGCTGCGATTCAAGAACGTCAGGCTGTTAACCGAGCATTCGTCCACGGCGCTTCCATGGGTGGTATTATGGCTGCCATGATTGGGACGGCTTATGCAGAGACATTGAGCGGGCTCGCTGTTCATATTGCAGGCATTAATTTAGAAGAGCAGCTGAAAGTCATATATGGCGACTCTTATCCCGATGACTTGGATGCCCAGTGTTTAGAAATTATCTTAAAAAATAGTCCAATCGCACAGCCGAATAAATTTTTAAGCCAACCGGTCTATGTCTATAATGGCGGCGCTGATAATGCGGATATCCTCCGTTTAAACCAGCAAGACATGCAAAAAATGAAGGCTGATTTTCCTAAAGCGCGCTTGGAGTGGACGGTCTTGGATGAGGTGGGCCACCGGGTGCCGAGTCAAATTAGCCAACAGACAGCAGAATTTTTTAAGTCCCTTCTTTAA
- a CDS encoding SPFH domain-containing protein — protein sequence MTETVLTGKKNGMTVLITYIIGLVLSAILLIAQVHPLVNLLAIAYLALAWLILFGLKVLSPQESLVLTLFGRYIGTLKGEGFYFVNPFCQAINPAAGTYLGQSGDVRKAEKKSAKDQNGMEISLGPSKKISLKAMTLNNSKQKINDYLGNPVEIGIAVIWRVSDTAKAVFNVDNYKEYLSLQTDSALRNIIRQYPYDVNPQFEIDTTGDGEPDDGSLRGSSEIVALRIKEEIQNRVDFAGLEIVEARITHLSYAPEIAAAMLQRQQASALIDARAMIVDGAVGMVEMALDKLEDKQVVDLDEERKAAMVSNLLVVLCGNSEVSPIVNSGSLY from the coding sequence ATTACGGAAACTGTTTTAACAGGTAAGAAAAACGGGATGACCGTACTGATCACTTATATTATCGGTCTTGTCCTCTCTGCCATCCTCCTGATCGCCCAAGTACATCCCCTAGTTAACCTACTAGCGATCGCCTACCTGGCCTTAGCCTGGTTAATTCTCTTTGGACTTAAAGTGTTAAGCCCACAAGAATCATTAGTTTTGACCCTTTTTGGTAGATATATTGGTACCCTTAAGGGCGAAGGTTTTTACTTTGTTAACCCCTTCTGCCAAGCCATCAATCCCGCGGCCGGCACCTATCTCGGTCAAAGTGGAGACGTCCGAAAAGCCGAAAAGAAGTCGGCCAAAGATCAAAATGGCATGGAAATTTCGCTTGGCCCTAGCAAGAAAATCTCGCTCAAGGCCATGACCTTAAATAACAGTAAGCAAAAAATTAATGACTACTTGGGGAACCCGGTTGAAATTGGCATTGCAGTCATTTGGCGGGTGAGTGATACCGCTAAGGCCGTTTTCAATGTTGACAATTATAAAGAATACCTGTCCTTACAAACCGATTCTGCCCTCCGCAACATTATTCGCCAATATCCCTATGATGTGAATCCACAATTTGAAATTGATACCACCGGAGATGGTGAGCCCGATGACGGGTCCCTGCGTGGGTCGAGTGAAATTGTTGCTCTTAGAATTAAGGAAGAAATCCAAAATCGGGTGGACTTTGCCGGGTTGGAAATTGTCGAAGCCCGCATCACCCATCTCTCCTATGCCCCTGAAATCGCCGCAGCCATGCTACAACGCCAACAAGCTTCTGCCCTCATTGACGCCCGGGCTATGATCGTTGATGGCGCGGTTGGCATGGTAGAGATGGCTCTGGACAAGCTTGAAGACAAGCAAGTCGTCGACTTAGATGAGGAACGCAAGGCAGCCATGGTTTCCAACCTCTTAGTCGTGCTCTGTGGCAATAGCGAAGTCTCCCCCATCGTGAACTCGGGAAGTCTTTACTAA
- a CDS encoding PTS ascorbate transporter subunit IIC, which produces MAKKQVPLRISQKLYEQLAAWAEDDFRSLNGQIEYLLTECVKQRKKDGKYVSETMNDRIDLDIE; this is translated from the coding sequence ATGGCTAAGAAACAAGTCCCGCTACGCATCTCGCAAAAGCTCTATGAGCAATTAGCTGCCTGGGCCGAGGATGACTTCCGCTCCCTTAACGGGCAAATCGAATACCTGCTTACCGAATGTGTCAAGCAGCGTAAGAAAGACGGCAAATATGTTAGCGAAACCATGAACGACCGCATCGATTTGGATATTGAATAA